Proteins encoded together in one Oceanobacillus iheyensis HTE831 window:
- the ylbJ gene encoding sporulation integral membrane protein YlbJ, producing the protein MDQRMKTLVYAGLTLLLTLSLIAFPDQALEAAIRGLNMWWEVVFPSLLPFFITAELLLAFGVVKFIGVIFEPIMRPLFNVPGAGSFGWMMGMASGYPTGAKITARLREENQLSKLEAERLVSFTNNSSPLFIFGAISAGFFHDLKLGLLLAVCHYTSNAIVGICMRFHGKRQERFRKQDSKRFSIKKAFQEMHRDRLKEEKPFGEILGDAVINSIKTLVMVGGFIILFSVLIKLLFLVHVTPAVAVIFQSILEIFHLPADLSLPFISGLFEITLGANMISQVTTDTLLQKAVIISFILGFNGLSIHAQVASILAKTDIRFSPYFFARLLHGSIAVILTLLLYKPLYLDRKTINLNEVPVSQLDPNSSIWMSIFYWMKDYGPMLTILSIIIATCILFHRKRQIK; encoded by the coding sequence TTGGATCAAAGAATGAAAACTCTTGTATATGCCGGACTCACTCTCTTACTTACTCTATCATTAATTGCTTTTCCTGATCAGGCGCTTGAAGCAGCAATTAGAGGCTTAAATATGTGGTGGGAAGTTGTATTTCCTTCATTACTACCCTTTTTTATTACTGCAGAATTATTATTAGCATTTGGAGTTGTAAAATTTATCGGAGTTATATTCGAGCCTATCATGCGCCCTTTGTTTAATGTACCGGGAGCAGGTAGTTTCGGATGGATGATGGGGATGGCGAGCGGGTATCCAACAGGAGCTAAGATAACAGCTAGATTACGTGAAGAAAATCAATTAAGCAAATTGGAAGCAGAAAGGCTAGTCTCATTTACGAATAATTCTAGTCCGTTATTCATCTTTGGTGCAATATCAGCTGGTTTTTTTCATGATCTAAAGCTAGGTCTTTTATTAGCCGTCTGTCATTATACGAGTAATGCTATTGTTGGTATCTGTATGAGATTTCACGGTAAACGGCAAGAACGATTTCGAAAACAAGATTCCAAAAGATTTTCAATAAAAAAAGCTTTTCAAGAAATGCATCGAGATCGTTTAAAAGAGGAGAAACCTTTCGGTGAAATTTTAGGAGATGCTGTTATTAACTCCATAAAGACGCTAGTTATGGTTGGCGGATTTATCATCTTATTTTCTGTACTAATTAAACTTTTATTTTTAGTTCATGTAACTCCAGCAGTGGCAGTTATTTTTCAATCTATACTTGAAATATTTCATTTACCTGCTGACCTTAGTCTGCCATTTATATCAGGATTATTTGAAATTACATTAGGTGCAAATATGATATCTCAAGTTACTACAGACACACTATTACAAAAAGCAGTGATTATTAGTTTTATTTTAGGGTTTAATGGTCTATCTATTCATGCACAAGTAGCTAGTATACTTGCTAAAACGGATATTCGTTTCTCTCCTTATTTTTTTGCACGACTATTACATGGAAGCATTGCTGTTATCTTGACACTCTTGCTGTATAAACCATTATATCTTGATCGTAAAACTATCAATTTGAACGAAGTTCCTGTTTCCCAGTTGGATCCAAATAGTTCGATTTGGATGTCTATCTTTTACTGGATGAAAGATTATGGTCCAATGCTTACAATCTTAAGTATAATTATTGCGACATGTATTTTGTTCCACAGAAAAAGACAAATAAAATGA
- a CDS encoding SepM family pheromone-processing serine protease, with protein sequence MRLSKKNIAICIVLFLGIYLVGTYKMPYYIQKPGGADALNPIVEVEDGYESAGDMHLVTVSGMQATPLFYIFAKIMPHQEILPIDQVFPEGMSQDDYMNAQLQVMESSQEAATVVAYEAAGETIDISYEGVYVVSVVEGMPAEEVLQAGDRIIGIDGKDIKESQDLIDYIDSLSAGDTVTVEVIRNDENLSKKIQLEQFSDNDEKIGLGISLVTDRNVTVDPKINFSSGNIGGPSAGLMFSLEIYDQLTEEDITKGKQIGGTGEVDYDGNIYRIGGIDKKVVASDKEGVDVFFAPNENGSEESNYQVAVKTAEEIGSDMEIVPVNTFEDALEYLEKMN encoded by the coding sequence ATGCGGTTGTCCAAAAAGAATATTGCCATATGTATTGTTTTATTTTTAGGGATTTACTTAGTTGGTACATATAAAATGCCTTATTATATACAAAAACCAGGCGGAGCAGATGCATTAAATCCAATCGTAGAGGTTGAAGATGGTTATGAAAGTGCAGGGGATATGCATCTGGTAACCGTAAGCGGGATGCAAGCAACACCTTTATTTTATATATTTGCCAAAATTATGCCGCATCAAGAAATATTACCAATTGATCAGGTATTTCCAGAGGGAATGTCTCAAGATGATTATATGAACGCTCAGTTGCAGGTTATGGAAAGTTCTCAAGAAGCGGCTACTGTAGTTGCATATGAGGCTGCTGGGGAGACAATAGATATTTCTTATGAAGGCGTGTATGTTGTTTCCGTTGTTGAAGGTATGCCTGCAGAAGAAGTATTACAAGCTGGAGACCGAATTATTGGCATTGATGGAAAAGATATAAAGGAATCTCAAGACTTAATTGATTATATTGATTCTTTATCCGCTGGAGATACTGTGACGGTTGAGGTTATAAGAAACGATGAAAACCTTTCAAAGAAAATTCAGCTAGAACAGTTTTCTGATAACGATGAAAAAATAGGATTAGGTATAAGTTTAGTGACAGACCGCAATGTAACTGTAGATCCAAAAATTAATTTTTCTAGTGGAAACATTGGAGGACCAAGTGCGGGTTTAATGTTCTCATTAGAAATTTATGATCAGTTAACGGAAGAGGATATTACTAAAGGTAAACAAATTGGCGGAACAGGTGAGGTAGATTACGATGGTAATATCTATCGAATCGGAGGAATTGATAAGAAAGTAGTGGCCTCTGATAAAGAAGGGGTAGATGTTTTCTTTGCCCCAAATGAAAATGGTTCAGAAGAATCTAATTATCAAGTTGCGGTTAAAACTGCAGAAGAAATCGGTTCAGATATGGAAATTGTCCCGGTGAATACATTTGAAGATGCGCTGGAATATCTTGAAAAAATGAATTAA
- a CDS encoding nucleotidyltransferase: MDSCGLIVEYNPFHNGHQYHINQARNVSNSTCIIAIMSGNFLQRGEPAIIDKFHRTKAALHGGADIVIELPYTFAVQNSDRFANGAIQTLNKFGVSSVCFGSESGSMDPFFQAYKTIKNSSEAFDNLLKDNLSDGLSFPDAATAVYETLGLTEGNLDLSKPNNILGFSYVKAIQEYAPTIKPLTIQRKNNDFHDESINGSIASATSIRKQILQSDSMDDDVHNAIPIETLHQLQSYKDKTAIWHDFEQYFPLLRYRVLTMSIKELQNIQGVVEGLEYRIQQTASDALSFVDWMHKIKTKRYTWTRIQRIFIHILTNTKKDENYVDESPSYIRILGMNKQGQQYLNYHKKNFDVPIITSIANTTHSMLAIEERATKAYYSIIPAKLQRKMFKQELQGPIII, from the coding sequence ATGGACTCATGTGGATTAATTGTCGAATATAACCCATTTCACAATGGACATCAATATCACATTAACCAAGCGAGAAATGTCTCTAATTCTACGTGTATTATTGCAATAATGAGCGGTAATTTTCTTCAGCGTGGAGAACCCGCAATTATAGATAAGTTTCACCGCACAAAAGCTGCTCTTCACGGAGGAGCTGATATTGTTATAGAATTGCCGTATACTTTTGCCGTACAAAATAGCGATCGATTTGCAAACGGAGCTATTCAGACATTAAATAAATTCGGTGTGTCTAGTGTCTGTTTTGGTAGCGAATCAGGCAGTATGGATCCTTTTTTTCAAGCTTATAAAACAATTAAAAATAGTAGTGAGGCATTCGATAATTTGTTAAAGGACAATTTATCTGATGGGCTATCATTTCCTGATGCTGCAACTGCTGTTTATGAAACTTTAGGGCTCACCGAAGGAAACTTAGACTTATCTAAACCAAATAATATATTAGGATTTAGTTATGTTAAAGCTATCCAAGAATATGCCCCAACTATTAAACCATTAACAATCCAGAGAAAAAATAATGATTTCCATGATGAATCAATAAATGGCAGTATTGCTAGTGCGACGAGCATCCGGAAGCAAATTCTTCAGTCCGATTCCATGGATGACGATGTACATAACGCTATTCCAATAGAGACTTTACACCAACTGCAATCCTATAAAGACAAAACTGCAATTTGGCATGATTTTGAACAGTACTTTCCCCTTCTCCGCTATCGCGTTTTAACTATGAGTATAAAAGAATTACAGAATATCCAGGGAGTAGTTGAAGGTTTAGAATATCGAATTCAACAAACAGCAAGTGATGCTTTATCATTTGTAGATTGGATGCATAAAATTAAAACGAAGCGATACACATGGACAAGAATACAACGTATTTTTATACACATTCTTACAAATACCAAGAAAGATGAAAATTATGTTGATGAATCGCCATCTTATATTCGTATACTCGGTATGAATAAACAAGGACAACAATATCTTAATTACCATAAAAAGAATTTTGATGTACCAATCATTACTAGTATTGCTAATACAACTCATTCTATGTTAGCAATTGAAGAACGAGCAACAAAAGCATATTACAGTATAATTCCTGCAAAATTACAAAGAAAGATGTTCAAACAAGAATTACAGGGCCCAATAATCATTTAA
- a CDS encoding YceD family protein, giving the protein MKLTVSQIRKGSVHQPYSFDEHVDVKELESMNNDIRRIDPVRVYGRVDVQGDQFFVTFTIEGEMTLPCARTLLDVPYPFQINTNEVFSDSVYYGREEELEEIHPIDGEVLDLMPYIKENILLEIPFRVFSDQLDSEEAAPSSGEGWELISEEKEEKSIDPRMKKLESLLKNNQKEK; this is encoded by the coding sequence ATGAAATTGACAGTCAGTCAAATTAGAAAAGGTTCTGTTCATCAACCATATTCGTTTGATGAACATGTAGATGTGAAAGAACTGGAATCAATGAATAATGATATTCGACGCATTGATCCTGTTCGGGTTTATGGGCGTGTTGATGTGCAAGGAGATCAATTCTTTGTAACATTTACCATTGAAGGTGAGATGACCCTTCCTTGTGCTCGTACTTTATTAGATGTCCCATATCCTTTTCAGATTAATACAAATGAAGTATTTTCTGATTCTGTATACTATGGAAGAGAAGAAGAGCTAGAAGAAATTCATCCAATAGATGGAGAAGTGCTTGACTTAATGCCATATATCAAGGAAAATATATTATTGGAAATTCCTTTCCGAGTATTTTCTGATCAGCTAGATTCTGAAGAGGCGGCACCGTCTTCTGGTGAAGGATGGGAATTAATTTCAGAGGAAAAGGAAGAGAAGTCTATTGATCCACGGATGAAGAAACTTGAATCTCTCCTTAAAAATAATCAGAAAGAAAAATAA
- the rpmF gene encoding 50S ribosomal protein L32, with the protein MAVPKRRTSKKVKNQRRTHKKLHVPGMVECSNCGELTKPHRVCKSCGHYDGKEVVNG; encoded by the coding sequence ATGGCAGTACCTAAAAGAAGAACTTCCAAAAAAGTAAAGAACCAACGTCGTACGCATAAAAAACTACACGTACCTGGCATGGTAGAATGCTCCAATTGTGGAGAATTAACAAAACCACACCGTGTTTGCAAATCATGTGGACACTATGACGGGAAAGAAGTAGTAAACGGCTAA
- a CDS encoding RsfA family transcriptional regulator, whose product MNETRQDAWTEDEDKILADTVLKFIREGQTQLEAFKEVAHTLSRTSAACGFRWNATIRKQYHHAIQNAKEQRKNGFKKQTIFATTSPGDFPQSHTINTAIKILERMRTEYPQEKHKEHEKQLERVIKENEQLKSKLAKYDKAWEEVNSAWLQVKN is encoded by the coding sequence ATGAACGAAACGAGACAAGATGCATGGACTGAGGATGAAGATAAAATATTGGCAGATACCGTTTTGAAGTTTATACGAGAGGGCCAAACACAACTTGAGGCTTTTAAGGAAGTGGCACATACATTATCACGTACATCTGCTGCCTGTGGTTTCCGCTGGAATGCAACGATTCGTAAACAGTATCACCATGCTATACAAAACGCTAAAGAGCAACGAAAAAACGGATTTAAAAAACAAACCATCTTCGCTACTACTAGCCCAGGAGATTTCCCTCAATCACATACAATAAACACAGCGATAAAAATATTGGAAAGAATGCGTACAGAATATCCTCAAGAAAAGCATAAAGAACACGAGAAGCAATTAGAACGAGTGATTAAAGAAAATGAACAACTCAAGTCTAAGTTAGCAAAATATGATAAGGCATGGGAAGAAGTGAATTCTGCATGGCTTCAGGTGAAGAATTGA
- a CDS encoding N-acetyltransferase: MENVKVENLLINYKTLEKFKRFREYGNQELTMMEDLENNIIENDSKSPFYGIYFGNNLIARMSLYEVSKQYDYYFEPSQDYLTLWKLEVLPDYQNKGYGEVLVNFAKSFELPIKTNPRINSHGFWEKMGFIKAHYEMERDLGENPLIWLPEGVKEKDMKS, translated from the coding sequence ATGGAAAATGTTAAAGTGGAAAATCTCCTGATAAATTATAAGACTTTGGAGAAATTTAAGCGGTTTCGTGAATATGGTAATCAAGAACTGACAATGATGGAAGACTTAGAAAATAATATTATCGAGAACGACAGTAAATCTCCATTTTATGGTATCTATTTTGGGAATAATTTGATAGCTAGAATGAGTTTATATGAGGTAAGCAAACAATACGATTATTATTTTGAACCTTCCCAAGACTACCTAACATTGTGGAAGTTAGAAGTTCTTCCTGATTATCAAAACAAAGGGTATGGAGAAGTTTTAGTGAACTTTGCTAAGAGTTTTGAATTACCAATTAAAACAAATCCTCGTATTAATTCTCATGGTTTTTGGGAAAAAATGGGATTTATCAAAGCTCATTATGAAATGGAAAGAGATTTAGGGGAAAACCCATTAATATGGTTACCAGAAGGAGTAAAAGAAAAGGACATGAAGAGTTAA
- a CDS encoding DUF3397 domain-containing protein — protein sequence MGDIFIYIIASAISFPFFVTLSIYWIAKWARSSNWKAIHLAVHWSTLFYIIAVGIILNILLQQSFIGLILLFFLIFLTIIIIYQRRTQTDVELFKAIKIVWRGAFLLFFTMYFLLGFIFVVNGVWSR from the coding sequence ATGGGTGACATCTTCATTTATATTATTGCTTCAGCAATTAGTTTCCCGTTTTTTGTGACCTTAAGTATATATTGGATAGCGAAATGGGCGAGGTCAAGTAATTGGAAGGCAATTCATTTAGCTGTTCATTGGTCTACTTTATTTTATATTATTGCAGTAGGTATTATTTTAAATATTTTATTGCAACAATCATTTATTGGTTTGATTCTATTGTTCTTCTTAATCTTTTTAACAATTATTATAATATATCAAAGGAGAACACAAACGGATGTTGAACTATTTAAAGCGATAAAAATAGTTTGGCGCGGAGCATTCTTATTATTTTTTACAATGTATTTTCTTTTAGGGTTCATCTTTGTAGTGAATGGTGTATGGAGTAGATAG
- the bshC gene encoding bacillithiol biosynthesis cysteine-adding enzyme BshC, which yields MKTTPLSIQTTNKLVTNYKNNDASVMKYFDYSSIHYEQERLAYLNNRTYKRQDFVKAVHKLHKKWGAPEASMEKLNKLVDEQAVAVVGGQQAGLLSGPLYSIHKVISVIQLAKEQEKKLGIPVVPIFWIAGEDHDFDEINHTYVPTTDMKMKKVKLQNKSIDAGRKSVTDLEFEKDKLREWVEDVFLSLKETDYTQDIHSLVQTVLSESDSYSEFFAKFIFQLFPDQGIVLLDSHASEIREIETDFFLEMIEHQQGISSAVKSTIDELKAEEYSISLDALDGDAHLFYHDEQLGRVLLQVDPDGMWVDKQHNMRFTVEELRSIAINSPHLLSNNVITRPMMQEKLIPTLAFVGGPGEIAYWSALKDSFHLLELKMPPIVPRISFTYIDRYTSRLLDKYNLNVSEIISTGVNDHKRRFLDEKNNDNIDEVVEEVKAQISDIHKPLRDISASMGDDIKALSESNLSYILNDVEFLRKRLNNEIRKTYAKEISEFDRMEMILRPNNGLQERIWNPIYIMNCCGVDVFTEMVNNHTFVQEEHWIIHL from the coding sequence ATGAAGACTACTCCACTCTCTATACAAACAACAAATAAATTAGTAACAAACTATAAAAACAATGACGCGTCTGTGATGAAATATTTTGATTATAGTTCTATTCATTATGAACAAGAACGGTTAGCGTATTTGAATAATCGAACATATAAACGACAAGATTTTGTTAAAGCAGTTCATAAATTACATAAAAAATGGGGTGCTCCTGAAGCATCAATGGAAAAACTGAATAAACTAGTGGATGAACAAGCCGTTGCAGTAGTTGGAGGTCAACAGGCTGGTTTATTATCAGGACCTTTATATTCTATTCATAAAGTAATATCTGTGATTCAATTAGCGAAGGAACAAGAAAAAAAATTAGGAATTCCTGTAGTTCCTATATTTTGGATTGCTGGAGAAGATCATGATTTTGATGAAATTAACCATACTTATGTTCCGACTACAGATATGAAAATGAAAAAAGTGAAACTACAGAATAAATCGATTGATGCAGGGAGAAAATCAGTAACAGATTTAGAATTTGAGAAAGATAAACTTCGTGAATGGGTTGAAGATGTTTTTCTTTCGCTAAAGGAAACGGACTATACACAAGACATACATTCGCTAGTACAAACCGTATTATCCGAATCTGATTCTTATAGTGAATTCTTTGCTAAATTTATTTTTCAATTGTTCCCAGACCAAGGTATTGTCTTGCTGGATTCACATGCCTCTGAAATCCGAGAGATTGAAACAGACTTTTTCCTAGAGATGATTGAACATCAACAAGGAATTAGCTCCGCAGTGAAAAGCACTATAGATGAGTTGAAAGCAGAAGAGTATTCAATATCTTTAGATGCACTTGATGGGGACGCTCATTTATTTTATCACGATGAGCAATTAGGTAGAGTCTTATTACAGGTTGATCCGGATGGTATGTGGGTAGATAAACAACATAATATGAGGTTTACTGTAGAAGAGCTTCGATCTATTGCAATAAATAGTCCGCATCTCTTAAGTAACAATGTCATTACGCGACCAATGATGCAAGAGAAGTTAATACCTACGTTAGCTTTTGTTGGGGGACCTGGTGAAATAGCGTACTGGTCAGCATTAAAGGATTCATTCCATCTTTTAGAATTAAAAATGCCGCCTATTGTGCCACGAATCTCTTTTACGTATATCGATCGTTATACGAGTAGGCTTTTAGATAAATATAATCTAAACGTATCTGAAATAATAAGTACTGGAGTTAATGACCATAAGCGACGGTTCTTAGATGAGAAAAATAATGATAACATTGACGAAGTAGTGGAAGAGGTAAAGGCACAAATTAGTGATATTCACAAGCCTTTAAGAGATATATCTGCCTCGATGGGTGATGATATAAAAGCTTTAAGCGAGAGTAATTTATCCTATATATTGAATGATGTTGAATTTTTAAGGAAACGTCTTAATAATGAAATTAGAAAAACATATGCTAAAGAAATAAGTGAATTTGATCGAATGGAAATGATCTTAAGACCGAATAATGGATTGCAGGAAAGAATTTGGAATCCGATATATATTATGAATTGTTGTGGGGTAGATGTTTTTACTGAAATGGTTAATAATCATACCTTTGTTCAGGAAGAACATTGGATTATCCATTTATAA
- the mraZ gene encoding division/cell wall cluster transcriptional repressor MraZ: MFMGEFLHSIDTKGRIIVPSKFRDNLGSSFVVTRGLDKCLFAYPMDEWKILEEKLKQLPLTKKDARAFTRFFFSGAIECEVDKQGRINIPANLRNYAGLEKDCNVIGVSNRVEFWANDAWEDYVTESEDSFAEIAENLMDFDI, translated from the coding sequence ATGTTTATGGGTGAATTCCTTCATAGCATTGATACAAAGGGAAGAATAATTGTTCCCTCCAAGTTCCGTGATAATTTAGGAAGCAGCTTTGTAGTCACCCGTGGACTAGATAAATGTCTTTTCGCCTACCCAATGGATGAATGGAAGATTTTAGAAGAAAAGTTAAAGCAACTCCCACTTACAAAAAAAGACGCACGAGCTTTTACTCGATTTTTCTTCTCTGGTGCCATTGAATGCGAAGTGGATAAACAGGGGAGAATAAATATCCCAGCTAATCTTCGTAACTATGCTGGTCTTGAAAAAGATTGCAATGTTATTGGGGTATCTAATCGAGTGGAATTTTGGGCTAATGATGCCTGGGAAGATTATGTAACGGAGTCTGAAGATTCATTTGCAGAAATAGCGGAAAACTTAATGGACTTTGATATTTAA
- the rsmH gene encoding 16S rRNA (cytosine(1402)-N(4))-methyltransferase RsmH: MFEHYSVLKEESIKGLAIKPDGIYVDCTTGGGGHSLEIASRLNENGQLFAFDQDKDALAAARDRLSTYADRIVFVQSNFRGLEEQLKKHGIEQVDGILFDLGVSSPQLDRGDRGFSYNHDALLDMRMDQSQHLSAYEVVNEWSYERLVSIFFSYGEEKFSKQIARKIEAYREQQDIKTTHQLVEIIKDAIPAPARRKGGHPAKRIFQALRIAVNDELEVFNNALHQAARLIAVNGRIAVITFHSLEDRICKQAFKKWSTDKPTPRHLPIVPESHQAPFKLVTRKPITADTSELDENRRSRSAKLRVIEKVSEWDHEFTYEEGWRK; encoded by the coding sequence ATGTTTGAGCATTATAGTGTATTAAAAGAAGAATCAATTAAAGGATTAGCAATTAAGCCAGATGGAATTTATGTTGATTGTACAACTGGTGGTGGGGGACATTCTCTGGAAATAGCTTCTAGACTAAATGAGAATGGTCAGCTATTCGCATTTGATCAAGATAAGGATGCTTTAGCTGCTGCGAGAGATAGATTATCTACATATGCAGATAGAATTGTATTTGTGCAATCGAACTTTCGTGGTTTAGAAGAACAGTTGAAAAAGCATGGAATTGAACAAGTAGATGGTATTTTATTTGATTTAGGTGTTTCCTCTCCTCAATTGGACAGAGGGGATAGAGGTTTCAGTTATAATCATGACGCTTTGTTAGATATGCGAATGGATCAATCGCAGCATCTTTCAGCTTATGAAGTTGTCAACGAATGGTCATACGAACGTTTGGTTTCTATTTTCTTTTCATATGGGGAAGAGAAGTTTTCTAAACAAATCGCCAGAAAAATAGAAGCTTATCGTGAACAACAGGATATTAAAACGACACATCAATTAGTAGAGATAATTAAAGATGCAATACCAGCACCAGCTCGGAGAAAAGGGGGGCATCCTGCCAAGCGTATCTTTCAAGCGTTGCGTATTGCTGTAAATGATGAATTGGAGGTATTTAATAATGCCTTGCATCAAGCAGCTAGGCTTATAGCAGTGAATGGCAGGATAGCAGTAATAACTTTCCACTCTTTAGAAGATCGGATATGTAAGCAAGCTTTTAAAAAATGGAGTACAGATAAACCTACACCTAGGCATTTACCGATAGTTCCTGAGTCGCATCAAGCTCCATTTAAATTGGTGACAAGGAAACCTATTACAGCAGATACTTCCGAATTAGATGAAAACCGTAGATCGCGTTCTGCGAAGTTAAGAGTTATCGAAAAAGTAAGTGAATGGGATCATGAATTTACGTATGAAGAAGGGTGGAGAAAATAA
- the ftsL gene encoding cell division protein FtsL, translating to MSVNHATKWETNTQYRPETQPQTVVKKVKRTRWITKGEKVIYAFAGVLMLAFAVYMVSYSSSTDTLNRELQQIEQSVNQQKIANEGLSFEKEELSRPERIINIAEENGLKIQNTEVKQVQSFNN from the coding sequence ATGAGTGTAAATCATGCAACGAAATGGGAAACAAATACGCAGTATCGTCCGGAAACACAACCGCAAACCGTTGTTAAAAAAGTAAAGCGAACTAGATGGATCACAAAAGGCGAAAAAGTGATTTATGCGTTCGCGGGAGTTTTAATGCTGGCTTTTGCGGTATATATGGTTTCGTATTCTTCTTCAACGGATACATTAAATCGTGAATTACAACAGATTGAACAGAGTGTAAACCAACAGAAGATTGCGAACGAAGGTTTAAGTTTTGAAAAAGAAGAGTTATCCCGCCCAGAACGTATAATTAATATTGCTGAAGAGAACGGTCTAAAAATTCAAAATACAGAAGTGAAGCAAGTACAATCGTTCAACAACTAG